The Desulfohalobium retbaense DSM 5692 region CATTTCGCTGGTTAACAATAAAGGCGGTGTCGGGAAAACGACTATGACTGTTAACCTGGCACACGCTTTGGCCAATCGCCAGAAAAATGTGCTGGTTATTGACTTAGACAGCCAATGCAATTCATCTTCGCTACTTGTAGATAATAAATTTGTCGAAGAATCACTCTACGATATCCTTAACGGAGAAAATGATGACATTGGTAAAGCTATCTACTCTACTCCTTATGATCGCCTCAAATGCTTAGCAAATGAAGAAGAAACGAGCGCCCTTGAATTTGACTTGTCTGCAAACCTTCCAGACAATTATAATATTTTAAGGGCTAATATAAAAGAATATGTTAATGATAAATTTGATTATACATTAATAGACTGCCCACCAAATTTAGGTTTCTTTGTTATAAATGCTTTAGTTGCCTCAGATTTTGTTATTGTACCTGTCATGTGCGGATCTAGATTTTCAATTGAAGGTCTGACTAAAGCTATTAAATTAGTTCACTATATACAACAAGAAGACGATAATGATCCAACCAGGGTATCTAATCCAGATCTACGTTTTCTTAGGCTCGCTATAAACAGCATTGACAAACGGACCACAATGTCCAAGGTCATCCTGGAGCGTCTTAAAAAGAATTTTGGTGAAGATCAGATATTTGAAACAAATATTGGTATGAGTACAGTATTCCACCAAGCAGAAGACTTAAACAAAACAGTTATCCGCCACGCACCGAGATCAGTCGGAGCCCGAGCTTACAGGGATCTAGCCAAAGAACTTTGCGGGGTTCTTGGCGATAGTGATGAAGGGGAATAGCTCATGGCCAAGAAAAAAAGACGCTCCCTCTACGACACATTATCCGCACGGGATAGCGGACAGGACGATGAGCTTCGAGAGACATTTAAACGTGTACGTGAAATCAATACAAAACAGTCCACTGAAACCACCCCTCCATCTGAGAACTCCAATAAAAAAGTCCAAGCCCAAGACAAGAGCCCATCTGGACCGCTCATTCATACCGCCCAAACAAACCGCTCAAACATACCGATTACTCATTCAGATCAACAAAGTAATAATAAAGAAAATAACAAATCAAAACAAGAATTTAACAAAGATAGCCTTGGTGACACAAACCGCTCACCTAAAGCGCCCACAAATACCGCTCAAAACAACCGCTCAAGCAAAGCGCTCGCTAATACCGCTCAGGTAGACCGCCCAAACAAACCGCTCGAAAACAACCATACCGCTCATTTAAACAGCTCAAATGAACCGTTTACTCGAGCGCTTCGAGCGCAATCATTGAGCGGTACTAATGAGCGGTATGCCCAAGCGGTACAAATGAGCGGTTCAGAGGAGTCACATGAGCCCACTGAAGACCCTCAAAATATCCTCCTAAAACCCAAATCTTCCATCAGATCTAGAAACCAAAAAAAGATTTTTGACTACCTTCAGCGGATTGGCTCCCAAACGACCACCCTTACATATATATCTAATATTACTGGTGTTCCGTACAGCACAACGAGACGAATAATAAGCAAATTTAAAGCTGAAGGGCTTATTTATTACAGAACGCTGTTCGTTAAGGACGTAGGCTGGTGCGCAAAAATCTGGATAATAAATTCAGAAGGCGAGACACCCAACCGAGCGGTACAAATGAGCGGCATAAATGGGCGGTATGAATGGGCTGTATCAAACGCCTCTAAGATAGATAGAGAATCTATCTATCTAAAAGAGGGGGGTGTGGGGGGAGATGGGCAAGATCAACCTGACAACTCATCCTCTTCTAGTGAGGCTCGTCTCAACCAGCTCACCGACGAAGATATTGCTTTCTTTTGGCCAAAGCTTCACCAATCTGGTTTTGGAGCTCACCAGGTCCAGCAAATCGTTCAAAGACTTTCCAAGGTGGATAAAAAAGCCGACAAAGTTATCCAGGGGCTTGATCACGCTGAATGGGAACTAGATCAGGGAAAGATGACTGACAAAGAAGGTAATCCCGTAGGGAATCCATGTTCTTACGTGTTCAGTTCTCTAGCCAGAGAAGGCTATTATCGTCGTCCATCTGGATATATTTCCCCGGAAGAACAAGCTGAGCTGGATGCCAAGGAAGAAGCTGATAGGCTGCAACAACTGGGGAAAGAGAAAAAGGAATCTCAGTTTAAAGCATGGAAGGCAAATTTGTCGGAAGAGGAGTTAAATCAAATTTTGGCTTGTAAAACTCACAAAGGACCAACGGATCCGTGGCTTAGGCAATATTGGGAAAAGACTATTTATTATACAACAAAGTAATTTTTTTATGTTTGTCTATATCTTTATTTTTCTAATTGTATAACCCGAAATATTTAAAAAGATCATTAATAAATATGACCGTAGCAACAGTCACGGTTGGCAGACACTCTGAGCTCCGGGGGGCACCGGAGTCGATTCTTCGTCGGATTCGGGAGGCAATGACCCTGGAGAATCCCAAGTATTCTCAGGCAGAACGATTTGGGCGTTACACCGGGGCTCTGGATCCGGTGATTGAGCTTTGGGAGGACATACCAGGTGGGGTGGCATTCCCCCGTGGCTGGACCCGCCATGCCATCGTTTTATTACAACGAGCTGGGATCCAGTGGAAAATCGACGACCAGCGACGCGCCCTCGACCCGGTATCCTTTTCTTTTGTCGGAAAGTTACGGGACTCCCAGGCTCAGGCTGTACAGGGTGTTTTAAGTCGGGATTTCGGAGTATTGGAGAGCGGGACCGGATCCGGCAAGACCGTCATGGCTCTTGCCGTTATTGCCGAGCGCCAGCAACCTACCTTGATCCTCGTACACAACAAGGAACTGCTGCACCAATGGCGGGAACGGATCAAAGCCTTCCTTGCCCTGGATAAGGTGGGGCAGATCGGGGACGGGAAGGCAGAGGTCCGACCAGTGACCGTGGGCATCGTCAACAGTGTCAGAAAACGCCTGGACAGCCTCCCTGAGAGCTTCGGGCACCTGGTCGTGGGATGAGTGCCACCGCACCCCGTCCACGATGTTCACAGAGGCCGTGAAGGCGTTTGACTGTCGCTTTATGCTTGGCTTGAGTGCCACGGCCTACCGCCGGGACGGTTTGACCCGGCTGATCTACCTCACCTTGGGAGATCGGACTCACTGGGTAGACCCGCAGCGGCTTCGAGAGATCGGGGCGGTCCTGACGCCGAAGATCATACGCCGGGAGACTGTATTCCAATATGACTACGCCGACGACTACCCGGCAATGGTCAGCACCCTAGCCGAGAACGAGGACCGAAACCGGCAGATTGTTAATGACGTGATTGCCCAAGTTCAAGATCAGGCTGGTACCGCCCTGGTGGTCAGTGACAGGGTGACCCACTGCGAGGCCCTGGCGGAGCTTGTGCGGGACGCAGGACAAGGGGCCGAAGTGTTGACCGGAAAAACCCCGAAGGAGGGGCGAGAGCGTATTGTGAATGCTATCCAGGCCGGGAAAGTGCCGGTGTTGTGTTCGACCATCCAGCTTTTGGGTGAGGGGTTCGATTGCTCTGGCCTGTCCAGTCTGTTTTTGACTACGCCGGTGCGCTTCAGGGGGCGGTTGCTCCAGATCGTGGGCCGGATTCTCCGCCCTGGTACGGGCAAGCGCCCCAGGGTCTTTGATTATGTAGATGTCCACGTGGGGCTGTTGCAGCACCAGGCGCAAAAACGGGCACAGGCTCTAGAAGGGGTGGTATATGGTGCGGCTTCTATTTAACGGCCGATATATCGTACTGAACAAAGGCGAGGTGTCGTGTTCTGACGAAATTGTCCGAATCCACGCACAAGGCGTTTTGCAATTGGTCAAGGCACAGAAGAAAACCGGCCCTAGCGATGGGGACCCGGATTATGTTTGGGCCGAAATGTTCCAGGAGTACGGGTACGAAGTCGTGGAGTTTACGCTTGAGAGCCAACCTTCGCCTAGTGCGATCAATTAGGTAATTCAGGGAGGGGACATTACTTGTTCTACCTATAGTTCACCCCGATACAAACCCTATATAGACCCTAAAAAATTTTGGCGCATTAACG contains the following coding sequences:
- a CDS encoding ParA family protein; the encoded protein is MMAIISLVNNKGGVGKTTMTVNLAHALANRQKNVLVIDLDSQCNSSSLLVDNKFVEESLYDILNGENDDIGKAIYSTPYDRLKCLANEEETSALEFDLSANLPDNYNILRANIKEYVNDKFDYTLIDCPPNLGFFVINALVASDFVIVPVMCGSRFSIEGLTKAIKLVHYIQQEDDNDPTRVSNPDLRFLRLAINSIDKRTTMSKVILERLKKNFGEDQIFETNIGMSTVFHQAEDLNKTVIRHAPRSVGARAYRDLAKELCGVLGDSDEGE
- a CDS encoding helix-turn-helix domain-containing protein: MAKKKRRSLYDTLSARDSGQDDELRETFKRVREINTKQSTETTPPSENSNKKVQAQDKSPSGPLIHTAQTNRSNIPITHSDQQSNNKENNKSKQEFNKDSLGDTNRSPKAPTNTAQNNRSSKALANTAQVDRPNKPLENNHTAHLNSSNEPFTRALRAQSLSGTNERYAQAVQMSGSEESHEPTEDPQNILLKPKSSIRSRNQKKIFDYLQRIGSQTTTLTYISNITGVPYSTTRRIISKFKAEGLIYYRTLFVKDVGWCAKIWIINSEGETPNRAVQMSGINGRYEWAVSNASKIDRESIYLKEGGVGGDGQDQPDNSSSSSEARLNQLTDEDIAFFWPKLHQSGFGAHQVQQIVQRLSKVDKKADKVIQGLDHAEWELDQGKMTDKEGNPVGNPCSYVFSSLAREGYYRRPSGYISPEEQAELDAKEEADRLQQLGKEKKESQFKAWKANLSEEELNQILACKTHKGPTDPWLRQYWEKTIYYTTK
- a CDS encoding DEAD/DEAH box helicase is translated as MTLENPKYSQAERFGRYTGALDPVIELWEDIPGGVAFPRGWTRHAIVLLQRAGIQWKIDDQRRALDPVSFSFVGKLRDSQAQAVQGVLSRDFGVLESGTGSGKTVMALAVIAERQQPTLILVHNKELLHQWRERIKAFLALDKVGQIGDGKAEVRPVTVGIVNSVRKRLDSLPESFGHLVVG
- a CDS encoding DEAD/DEAH box helicase, whose translation is MLGLSATAYRRDGLTRLIYLTLGDRTHWVDPQRLREIGAVLTPKIIRRETVFQYDYADDYPAMVSTLAENEDRNRQIVNDVIAQVQDQAGTALVVSDRVTHCEALAELVRDAGQGAEVLTGKTPKEGRERIVNAIQAGKVPVLCSTIQLLGEGFDCSGLSSLFLTTPVRFRGRLLQIVGRILRPGTGKRPRVFDYVDVHVGLLQHQAQKRAQALEGVVYGAASI